The segment GCTCCGGCCCACCCGCGATCGCCGGCTCCACCACGCTGCCGAACCAGCCCCACTCGCCGTCCAGCGCCGTCCAGTCCTCGGACGTGAAATCCGGCTCCCCACCGTCCGCGACCTGCGCCTCCTTGGCCGCGCGCCCGGCCGCCGCGGCGCCCAGCGAGGCCCGGCTGCCGGAACCCATCCCGGCGAACCAGTCCAGCCCGTTCGCGTCGAACGGCGCCAGCCCGGAAATGCTCGCCGCAGCCGTGACCCGCTCCGGCAGCAGCGCCGCGCAAGCCAGGGAGTGCGGACCACCGCTGGAGTGCCCGAGGACCGCGAACCGGTCGACGCCCAGCGCATCCGCGACCGTCGCGGCCAGGTGCGCCGCCGACGCCATGTCCCGGCCGGGCAGCGGGTCAGACCCGCCGTACCCGGGCCGGTCGTAGGAGATGAACCGCACCCCGAGCCGTTCCGCAGCCTCGAAGAGCGGCCGCGGCGGCGACCCGACGTTCGGGGTGCCGTGATGCCACATCACAACTCGGTCGCCGGTGCCCCAGTCATACGCGTGCACAAGCCGCCCGTCCGGCGTACGGATCTCAGTCACCAGGCCACTATGGCCCGCGCAGAGATCTTTCGCGACCCCGGTGCCGCCGGTGATCAGAGCAGCTCGGACAGCGCCTTGTCGAAGATCTCGTGATGCCGGGCCACGTCGGCGCCCGTGGTGGCCGGGCACATCAGCGCCATGTTGTGGAACGGGGTGAGCAGCACACCCCGGTTCGCCAGGTAGACGTGCAGGAAGTCCTCGAGTTCGGCGTCCGCGCTCGCCGCCGACTCGGTGCCGTTGCGCGGCGCCGGGTTCGCGAACCGGTACTCGACACGAGCGCCGAGCCGGCTGACCGACCACGGTAGCCCGTACCCCTCAATGATCTTTTGAATGCCGTCGGCGAATGCCGACGCCGTGCCGATCATCTGAGCGAACGCGGCCTCCGTCAGCACCTCCTGCAGCGTGGCGCGCGTCGCGGCCATCGACACCGGATTGCCGGCGAGCGTGCCGCCCACCCCGCCCATGTCCACCAGGTCCAGATCACCACGCCCGGTGAGCGCTTCGGCAAGCTCGGCACTGAGACCGTACGCGCCGACGGGCACCCCGCCGCCGATGGCCTTGCCGATCGTCACCACGTCCGGCTGCAGATCCCACGCCGCGGTCGCACCGCCCGGCCCCGCCGAGAACGTGTGGGTCTCGTCGTTGATCAGGTAGGCGCCGTAGCGGCGGGTCAGCTCCCGCACCCCGGCCAGGTAGCCGTCCTCGGGCAGCACGATCCCGATGTTGGTCAGCGCCGGCTCCATCAGCACCGCCGCCACATCGCCGTACGCGAGCTCCCGCTCCAGACCCTCCAGGTCGTTGAACTCGGCGACCCGGCTGGTCTCGGTCACGTCCACCGGCGCGCCGACGTTGCCCTCCCGGCTCTGTCCGCGCCCGTCCGGACCGACCACGATCAGCGACTCGTCCACCGAACCGTGGTAGCAGTAGCTGTTCACCAGGATCTTCGACCGGCCGGTGACCGCACGCAGCAGCCGGATCGCCCACCGGTTCGCATCCGTCGCGGTCAGCGCGAAACTCCAGGCCGGCAGCCCGAACCGGCGGGCCAGCTCGGCACCCGCGACGGCGGCGTCCTCGGTCGGCATCATGGTGGCCAGGCCGCCCCGGATCCGCTCGGTGACCGCGGCGACCACCGGCTCGGGGGAGTGGCCGGCCATCGCGCCGGTGTCGCCCAGACAGAAGTCGACGAACTCGTTGCCGTCGACGTCGATGATCCGGTTGCCGTTGGCCCTGTCGAGGTAGACCGGGGAGCCGGCAGACGTCTTGTTCATCCACGTCATCGGGACGCGGCCGAACAGGTGGTCGGCCTTCCCGTACGCCGCCCTCGACCGGGGGTGGCGGTCGGCGAAGGTGGCGCGCTCACGCTCGGCGAGAGTGCGCAGGCGGGCGCGATCGATTCCGGAATCCGTCGACATGGCGCGACGTTACCAGGGAATCGTCACTTCGCGGTCGTTCTGAGCACGGTAACCGTACGTCCGTTGCCGTCCGTGACGTAGAGCCGCAGGCCGTCCGGAGACACCGCGATGACCCGTGGGCTGTCACCGGTCGCGACTGTCGACACCACCTTCCCGGTCGCGATGTTGAGCACCGACAGGTTGTCCGAACCTTCGTTCACCACGTACGCGTACTTGCCGTCGGTCGACGTGATCACCGCCTGCGGTTCCTTGCCGACCGCCGTCCGGTGCAGCCGCCGCAGCGAACCGGTGTCGAAGATCTCCACGGTGTCCAGGTCGTAGTTCGTGACGATCAGCCGCCGCCCGTCCGGCGTCACCGCGATGCTGTGCGGCGACTTGCCGACCTTGATGTTGCGCAGCACCAGGCGCTCCTCGGTTTTGATCACCGAGATCTGGCTGGACTCGTGGTTCGCCGTGTAGGCGATGCTGCCGTCCGGCGAGAACGTCACCCAGTGCGGGTTCGGCGGCACCGAGATCCGGGCCGCCTCGGTCAGCGTCTCCCCGTCGTAGATCTCCACCCGCGCGCCGTTGTGAATCGGCAGCCAGACCTGCCCGTCCGCGGCCACGGCCGGCTCGAACGGCCGCGGCCCGGTCCGGATCGTCTTGATCACCGACCGTTTCGCGGTGTCGATGACGGCCAGACCGTTGCCGGTGAAATCGTTCTCGAACATGGACACGTAAACCCGGCCGCCGTCCGGCGAGACCGCCAGGAAGCGGGGCGTGTTGGCCACCTTCACCGCGGCGATCTTGCGCGATGCGACGTCGATGAAGTGCACGTCCTTGGAATCCTGGTCGGCGACGAAGACCATGCCGTTGTCGGGTGACACGGCCACGCCCTCGGGCTCCCGGCCCAGCCGGAACCGGTCCACGACCACCGGTTTCGCCACTGCCACCGGCACCGCCTCGGTGGGTGCGGCGCTGCCCTGCGGATCCACCGGGACCGACTGCTGGGGCGCGGCTCCGGGCGGGTTGCTGCCGCGGTCGTCGTCGCCGGACAGCGCCACACGGGCGCCCAAGTAGGTCCCGGCGGCCAGAATCACCACAGCAAGCAGGATTCCGGCCACCTTGGCGGCGCGCCGGCCGCGCGATGGTTCCGCTTCTTCGGGGTACGCCGTACCGGGCGGCCGATTCTGCTGCCCGGGCGCTTTGTCCGGCTGTTCCCCGGGCCAGCCGGTGTTCCCCGGCCATCCTGGGGCGGCCGGGTTCGCAGCGGCCCATCCGCCGGCTGCGGTGGCCGCCGCCGGCCATGGGGCGGCCGGGCTTCCCGAGGTGGGCTGCCCACCGGGTCGTTGTGTCGCCGGCCCGCCCGGCGCTTGCGTTGCCGGCCGGCTCGGCGCTTGCCCGCCCGGCCAGGCTGCTTGGCCGCCCGAGGTGGGTACGTCGCCTGGCCAGGGAGCGGTCTGGCCGCCCGAGGTGGGCTGGACGGCGGGGCCTTGAGGCGCTGTCGTCTCCCACGGGTCGGCGGGCGGGCTCGATGCCCAGGCCGCGGGCTGCGCGCCGGAGGTGGGAGCCGTGTGCTGCCACGGATCGGCGGGGGCGCCGGACGCAGGAGCGGTGTGCTGCCACGGGTCGGCCGGCGCGCCGGAAGCCGGGGTCGCGTCGGGCCACGGCGAGGTCGGTTGGCCGGAGGTCGGCCGGGCGGCGCCACCGGAGGTCGGCGCTGTGCCGGCAGGCCAGGGTGCCTGGGCCGAGGGCGGCGGGGTGCCCCGCCAAGGGTCGGCTGGACTGCCGGAGGTGGGTGCGGTGCCGGGCCAAGGGCTGCTGGGGCTGCCGGAGGTGGGTGCGGTGCTCGGCCAAGGGCTGCTGGGGCTGCCGGAGGTGGGTGCCGTGCCCGGCCAGGGGCTGCTGGGGCTGCCGGAGGTGGGTGCGGTGCCCGGCCAGGGTCCGGCGGGGCTGCTTGGGGACGGCGGGGCATCCGGAGTGGACGTGCGGTTTTCGGTGCTGTTCTCCGGGCGGACGGGTGAGGTCAGCCAGGGATTGCCCGGGCCGCCGTGTGATGCGCTCGTCGCGCGGCCGGTCGGTGGGGTGGTCCCGGCCGCCTCCGGAGGTGCAGCGGTCGGCTGGACTTCGGCATCCGGGGTTTCTCCTGGCCACAGCCCGGCGGCAGCGGCCGGCCGGTCCTCGGCAGGACCGCGCCGGGTGGGCAGGGAAGCCCGGCCCTGGACACGTTCCGGCGGCGTGGGCATCTGTGCGTCCGAAGATGCTTCGCCGGGTGCTGGTGACGACTCGTCGTCACGACGGCCGGATGCTGTTCTGCCTGCGGCGACGGCGAGCGCGGCGAAGGCGTAGCCGCCCGCCTGGTGCGGTTCGCGGTCGCCGGGCGCGCCTGATCCGGTCGCAGCGTCGGAGTCGGGCTGTTCTGTTGTGGGTTCACGGTCGCTGGTGTCGGCTGCTCCGACCGTGGCGTCAGCGTGTGCGGGCTCGGCCTCGGCATCGGGGCGCCGCGTTCCGGGCGCATCGGTGTCGGTCGGGGCCTGATCTTCGGGGGCGCCGGTGACGTGCTCGCTGTCGGCAGGTGCGGTGTCGCTCGAAGACGTGGTCGCGGGCGCGGCCGGTTCCGCTTCGGAGTCGGGCGCGGAAGTCTCCGGCTCTGCGGCCTGCGGTGCGCTGTCCGGGGGCACATCCGTGGCCGCGCCGGTGGTTGCGGTTGCGGGCGGTTCGGGTGCTTCGGGCGTACCGGAAAGGGTGCTCGACCCGGCAGATGCCGGCGGTGAACTGGGGGGTGTGGCATTTGACCAGCCGAAACCGCTCCCTGTCGAAGCGGGCCATCCGCCGCTGTCCGGCCATGAACCGGGTGCCGGCGGAGAGATCGGATGCCGGGTCCGGTCACGCTGCGTCGGCACCGCGGGGGAGCTCGAGGGCTCCGATGAGCCGCTCGCGACCGGCTCGGCGTCGCTGGTGGACTCGGTCGATCCCGGCTCGGTGGCGGCCGCAGTCACCGTGCCGGCCTGCAGATGCGCTTCCGGCGGGGCGGAACCGACGGATGCCCGGCCCATCGCACCGGCCGCTGGGCCGCCCTGCGGAGCACCCCCGGATTCGGCTCGCGAAACACCGGACGCGGTCGGCTCTTGGGAAGCGTCGCGGGCCGGGGTCGCCGGCGGGTGGACGTCGTCGACTGGTGTCACCGATGTGGCGGGTGACGGTGCGTGCGCGGGTGTCGCCGGCGGGTGGGCGTCGTCGACTGGTGTCACCGATGTGGCGGGTGACGGGGCGTGCGCGGGTGTCGCCGGCGGGTAAGCGTCGTCGGTCGGTGTCACAGCCGCGCTGGGTGGGCCCGGCGGGAACGGCCCCGGCCTGACTTGCGCCGTGCCGGCACTCGGCGGCGTGCTTCCCGGCATTCCGTCCGGATACGCTGCCGGTCCCGCTTGGGGCGCTGGTCCTGTTTGGGGCGCTGCCGGTCCGGCTTGCGGCGCGCTGGCCGGCTGAGCAACCGGCGAGCCGTGCGGTGTCCAGGCCGGGGGTCCGGCCAGGTGCGCGACGGGCGCGACGGTTGACGGCCCGACCGGAATCGCTCCGGGTCCGGCGACCGGCGAGCCGTGCGGCGGCCCCGCGGCCACCGGCCCGGGCGGGAAGGCCGCAGTCGGATCCGGCTCGACACCGTTCGCACCGGCAGCCGGCACCCAGCCGCCGGTTGCCACGTCGAAATCTTCGGCCACCTCGCCGCTCACGATCAGGCGGGCTGTGCCGGCCGGGCCGTCCAGGGTGATCGCTCCGTCCAGGCGGCCCACGGTCGGGAACCAGGAAATCCGCAGAACCCCGCCTTCCAGCCGAGCGTGCAGCCCGTCCGCCGAGGTGGTCACGGCCGAAGCGGCGGCCAGCGGCGGCCCTTGCACGGGCACCGCCGCGGCCAGTTGCCGGGTGCCGGGCGCCACCCGGCCGAAGTCCAGCGCCGGCTCCGCGATCCGGACCGAGGTGCGGCGCAGGGCTGCCGAGGCGGCCGCGGCGATGCGGCCCTCGCCGTTCGCCATCCGGCGCAGCGTCTCGCGGGCCTCGACGGCCCGGGACAGATCTTCGCCGGCCGCTGCGGTGGCAAGCTGGGCGATCAGCGCCATCTGGTCACTTCCCGGGCGACGGACCCGGGCAAGGTACGGCTGACGGCCCGAACCGAAGACCCACTGACGTACGCTCGGATCCCGTTCCCGCAGGTGGTCGTGGAGCTCGCCGATCCCGATGAAACCGTCGCGATCCCGGTCCGCGGCGCCGCTGCGCACGCCGTCGGCGATCATCCCGGCGAAGGTCGGCGGCTCGGGCCGCGCCGTCGCGGCGATCACCACCCGGCTCTGCCATTCCGCCGAGCGCGCCGCCCGGAAGTGGTGCCCGGCGTCGACCGGCCCACCGGTGCGCCCGTCCAGCAGGACGACGGCCTGCCCGGCCCGGCTGCGCTGCAGCATTACAGCGATCTGCGACACGTCCAGCGCGGTGTCGGCCGGGCGGCCCATGCTGGTGTCCGCGCCGGCGAGGAACAGCCCGCCGCCGGGCCCGGTCAGCATGACGCCCCGGAAGTAGAACAGGACGCTGTCGTCCTGATCGCGCCCCTCGAACAGGGCCCGCACCTTCCCGAACGCCTCCGCGGTGCCGGGGTCGCGCAGGAGCGCCACCTCGTACCCACCGAGGCCCGAGTCCCCGAGCACCTCAGCGAACGCGGGCACGTCAGCCGACGGCACCGCGAACCTGCTCAGGACAGGATCTTCGTGGTGCTCGACTGTCACCACCACTGCCAGCCGTCGGCCGCTCATCGCATCACCCTGCATCCATGGTGCGATGCCGAGGGCAACCACCGAAACCCCTCGATGATTACGAACCGCCACGCATCCACGACGCAGCGTCGTTGATCTCGATCCGGTCGGCGTCGCGCGGTCCGCCGGGAACAGCGATCTACCAGGGATGATGTTGCGCCGCCCAGCGGCCGTCACCGATGTCGATCAACTTCGATTCAACAAGATGCCAACATCGCGATTTCACTGGATCCAGTGGTCTTGGTACGCCCGATCTCCCCAGTTCAGCGACCGGACGACCACAGCCGCCGCCGTGTCCTGACGGATAGCCGTCATCCCCAGCTCTTGACCAGCGGGCCACGAAGGCGCATGAACGACGGCTGCCCGCTCCGAGCCGTCGCCCAGACGGCAATGGGGCTCGGATTGCCCGCACAAGCGGCGGCCGAGTCCACCGAGCCGTCGTTGGCGCGTGGAATGCGGCGGTGATTGCCTGCATGAGCGACGGCTGGGTGCGCCGGGCCGTCGTTGGCGCGTGGAATGCGGTGGTGATTGCCTGCTTGGGCGACGGCTGGGTGCGCTGGGCCGTCGTTGGCGCAGGGAATGCGGCGGTCGTTGGGTGAGCGGGGACGGCTCGGGCGGGTGGCCGTCGCTCAAGTGGGAGACCGGGCTGCCGAATGAATGGATGACCGGCCTGCGGCTGCACGGTTCACTGCTGTGCGTCTGAGTGCGACGGCCGGGACTCGGCTGTGGCTCAGCTTCTGCGGCCCAGCCGGCGCTTGTGTGGCGCCCAGTCAGGTCAGACCAGCAGGTCGAAGGTGTGGTTGCCCTTCTTGAGCCGCGCTATGTCGGCTGCGCGGGCGGCCTCGATGCGGGCGACCTCGTGTGCGGCGTTGACGACGGCCGCGCGGTCGGCGGTGAGCGCCGCCGAGGAGGACGATTCACAGGCGGAGTCGGTGCTGAGCCTGCCGCGGGCGTCCTGCAGACGGCTCCATGCGGCGTAGCTGTTCCAGGTCGAAGCGGTCGCTGCGCTGACGGACATCGACATTCGGTGGCTCCTTGGTTGCTGCCGGGGTGGACGGCCGCAACCATCGTCCGGGTCGCTCCCGGCCTGCAACTTTTTCAGGTGGCCTGGGTCACAGCGATCCGGCACCCGCGGATGCCGGATCGCTGCTCAGCTGTGTCAGCTCTTGACGCCGGCCAGCTCGCGGGCGCGCTCCGGCCAGCTCGCGAGGCTCGCCGAGCCGCGCAGGCCGGCCGAGGTGAGCGCCAGCTTCAGGCTGGTGACGTCGGATTCGGCCAGCTTCGCGTAGGTGGTGATGCCCGATGCGGCGAGCGCCATGGCCATCTTCGGGCCGATGCCGGCGATCTTGGTGAGGTCGTCCGGCTCCTCGACGCCGGCCGGCGGTACGAGGATGACCGGCGGCGCCTCGTCGACCGGCGCGTCAGCCATCGGCTCGGCGGCCGGGATCGGCTCGAGCGCGGCCGCGACGGGCTCCGGCGTGGCGTCGGCAACCGGAGCCGGCTCGTCCACGGTCACGGCGGGCTCGTCCGCGGCCGCGGGCTCAGCGGCAGCAGTAACGGTGGCCGGCTCGTCCGGGGTGACAGCGATGGTCGGCTCGGCTTCGGAGGCGGCGGGCTCGTCCGATGCGGAGGCAGCGGCGGGCTCGGCCGGGGCGTCGACAGCCGCGGCGACCTCTTCGGACTTCGCGGCCGGCTTCGACTCGGCGGCCTCGGCCTCGGCCTCGGCTTCGGTGCCGGCGGCAGCGGGCGACGCATCGGCCGAGGAGGGGGTCTCGTCCGAGGCGGCAGCAGTCGAAGGCGCGGCAGAAGCCGCAGCAGAAGCGGCAGCAGCAGAGTCGGCAGCGGAGGAAGGCGCGTCAGCGGAAGTGGAAGCGCCGGCGGAGGAAGCGGTGGGCGCAGGCGCCGCGGGGGGCGCCGTGATGGCGGGCTCGGCGGCGACCGGCTCGGTGACCACCGCGGGGGCGGCGTCGGCCGCCGGCGTCGTGTCGGCTGTGCGCTTGGGCCGCGGGCTGACGAGGCGCCAGCCCCAGAGCAGCCAGCCGACTATCACGCCGATCACGAGCCCGGCAACAAAGTAGAGGAATGATGCCATATCGGGCCTCCGGACTGGAGAGGAGGGTGCATGTGGTAGCGGGCAGCTTCGCACATCACGTTGAGCAGCCACTATCAGGGTGGCGAAGTGCCACGATGCGATCCGACCTCGGTCGATGCGGGTTTCCGGAGGGTTACCGCTTCATGATCGATCTGCGATGGTCACTCGTTCAGGGTCGGGTTATCGCGCCCGGCACGTACTTGTTCGCCGCATATGTGATCGCCCAGAGCACGATACCGACCAGGAGCAGCACTCCGGCGATCCGGTAGTCCGCGGTGGCGCGCCCGGAGAACGGGCTGGCCAGGAAGGCGCAGGCGATCGCCCCGATCACCGGGATCACGGTGGGCGCCTTGAAGTGGTCGTGGTCGACCGGGTCGCGGCGCAGCACCAGGACGGCCACGTTGACCACGGTGAAGACGCAGAGCAGCAGCAGCGCGGTGGTGCCACCGAGCGCGGTCAGGTCGGCGAACCAGATGAGTCCGAAGGCGATCGCGGTGGTGAAGAGGATGCCCACCCAGGGCGTACGCCGTGTGCGGTGCACCCGGCCGAGCACCGACGGCAGCACCCGCTCGTTGGCCATGCCGTAGAGCAGCCGGCTCGCCATCATCATGTTGATCAGCGCCGAGTTGGCCACCGCGAACATGGTGATGAAGGCGAAGATCGTGAGCGGGAACGCCGGCGCCCCGGCCTCGACCACCTTGAGCAGCGGGGTGCTGCCCTCGGCGAGATCGTCGGGGGCGACCAGCGCGACGGCGGAGATGGCCACCAACACGTAGATCAGGCCGGTGATGCAGAGGCCGGTCAGCATCACCTTGGGGAAGATGCGGACCGGGTCGCGGGTCTCCTCGGCCATGTTCACCGAGTCCTCGAAGCCGACCATCGCGAAGAAGGCGAGCGCGGTGCCGGCGGTGACCGAGAGGGCGACGGCGTCGCCGGGCGGGGTGTTGAACTCGGTGAGCCGCGACAGGTCGCCGTTGCCGCCGCCGAGCGCCCACGCGCCGATGCAGATGACGATCAGGAGACCGGTCAGCTCGACGACGGTGAGCACCACATTGGCCTTGACGCTCTCGCCGACGCCGCGGAAGTTGATCAGCGCGACCAGCGTGATGAAGCCGAGCGCCACGGCGGTCAGCGCGAACCCGTCGCCGATGGACAGGTCGAACGCCTCGCCGAAGTTGCCCGCGAAGGCCTTGGACGCGCTGGACGCCGAGGTCAGGCCCGAGCACATCACCGCGAAGGTGACCATGAAGGTGAGGAAGTGGATGCCGAAGGCCTTGTGCGTGTAGAGCGCGGCCCCGGCCGCCCGTGGGTACTTGGTGACCAGCTCCAGATAGCTGAACGCGGTCAGCAGCGCGACCACGAAGGCCAGCAGGAACGGCAGCCACACCGCACCACCGACTTCTGCCGCGACCTTGCCGGTCAGTGCGTACACCCCGGTGCCGAGGATGTCACCGACCACGAAGAGCAGCAGCAGTGCGGGCCCGATGACCCGTTTCAGTGTGGGCTGTTCCGATTCGGTCCTGATCGCATCAGCCATAGCTCGCCCCTCGTCCCGAAGCCACGGAAACACGGAACCTGCGGAACAGTGACGTTACCCGTACCTTGGGTGTCGGGAAACCTGGGAGCTAGGGGAGGCCACCATGCATATCGTGCTCGCCGCCAATCCCGAGGCCGATCAGCCGTGGGTCACGGACGCCGCCGCTGACCTGGTGCGGCAGACCGGGGCGACGGTGGCGGTGGTCGCGGTCGACGAGCTGGAGACCGAGCACCTGGCCCCGATGCCACGCAGTGTCTACACCGAGCGCGCCGAGCGCGCCGCGGAGGCCGCCATCCGGCGTCTGGCCGACGCCGGCATCGAGGCGTCGCGCGCGGTCCTTCCCGGTCGCCCGGTCGATCAGATCATCCGGTACGCCGAGGAGCAGTCCGCCGACCTGATCGTGGTCGGGTCGAGCGCACGACCGCTGGTGGCCCAGCGGCTGCTCGGGAGCGTGCCGCTGAGCCTGATCGAGAAAGCGGGCCGTCCGGTGCTGGTGGTCACCCACCCGGCGAGCGGATAGGTGACCACCAGACTCGATTACGGCGCGGCGGGGTAGTCGGTCACGTAGACCGGCTGCCCGACCTTCGTCATGTCCGCGGCCTCACCGACGCCGTTCACCACGTGGTTGATCACGCCGGCGCTGAGGTTGACGGTCATGATGTGGTGCAGCTTGACGCCCGGCGTCTGCGGCACCTCGAACCCGTTCTCGGTTTCGATCGACGGGTTGTTCTGGTTGAAGACGTAGACGCCACCGCCGTACAGGGTGTGCTTCTTGACCCGGTCGCCCACCTTGTAGCCGGCGTAGCCCTTGACCTTGCCGTTCATCCAGTCCGCCTGGGTCGGCGGGTCGTACGGCAGCTCGTTCTGGTAGAGCACGGTGGTGCCCCGCTCGCCGTTCCAGACGGTGTTGTACTTCTGGAAGTGCTCGACGAACAGGCCGGTCGCCGTCACGTCGTCGCCGTTGATGACCGCGCCGTACCGGCCGGTGTTGGTACGCCACCGGTCGGTGTCCCCGTTGACGCCCTCGGTGAAGCCCTCGACGCCGTGGTCACCGCGCCACACCCAGGTGTGGTCGATCAGCACGTCGTCGCTGTTCACCTCGAGCGCGGTGTCGGTCTTGCCGATGTGCGGGCCGCCGACGCGGAAGTAGACGTCGCTCAGCGTCGTCGGGTTCGACGGGGAGCTGATGCCGAGGCCGTGCTTCTTGCCGACGCGCAGCAGAACCTTCGACTCCTTGGTGCCGGCGTCGATGGTCACGCCGGCGACGATCACGCCGGGCACGTCCGCGACGTCGATCGGGGTCGAGCCGTTGACCGCGGTCAGGGTCGCGTGACCGATGCCGAGGACGACGGTGTTCGGGCGCCACACCTCGATGCTGCGGGCGATGTCGTACACGCCCGGGGTCAGCAGCAGGTGCTTGCCCAGCGCCAGGGCCAGGTTGATCTTGGTGACCGAGTCACCCGGCTTGGCGATGTAGAAGTCCGAGAGCGGGATGGTGCGCCCCGGACCGCTCCAGTTCACGCCGCTCGTGTTGCGCTGCGCGGCCGGAACGCGCACCTGGTAACGGCCGGAGCCGTCGACGAACAGGTACGGCTTCTCCCGGCTGACCGGGGTGGTGTCCAGAGTGGTGTACGGCGGGTTCGGGAACGCCGAGTCGTCCGGCGCGCCGGTGACGCCCGCGAACACCTGGTTCCAGACGGCGTTCGACCAGCTCGCGACCTCGCTGTTGCGGGTCAGCCACTGCTGCTGCGAGCCGTTGGTGGTGGCCGGCAGCTTGGAGTTGGCGATGAAGCCGCCGCTGGCGTACTGCGGGCCGGCGGTGCAGTAGTCCATCAGCGTCAGCGGACCGCCGGTGAACTGGACGCGGCGCATCGAGACCGCCTGGGAGACGGCCCAGAAGTTGGCGCCCGCCCGGCAGCCGTCCTGCCCGGCGCCGTTGACGTTGACGGTCAGGTTGGAGATGGTGCGCCAGAAGTTGACCAGCGCGATGCAGTTCGGGTTGGCCGGGTCGGTGCTCAGGCAGCGGTTGTAGACCTCCACCTTGCCGTTGATCACCACGTCGCCGGGGT is part of the Actinoplanes sp. NBC_00393 genome and harbors:
- a CDS encoding transaminase, translated to MSTDSGIDRARLRTLAERERATFADRHPRSRAAYGKADHLFGRVPMTWMNKTSAGSPVYLDRANGNRIIDVDGNEFVDFCLGDTGAMAGHSPEPVVAAVTERIRGGLATMMPTEDAAVAGAELARRFGLPAWSFALTATDANRWAIRLLRAVTGRSKILVNSYCYHGSVDESLIVVGPDGRGQSREGNVGAPVDVTETSRVAEFNDLEGLERELAYGDVAAVLMEPALTNIGIVLPEDGYLAGVRELTRRYGAYLINDETHTFSAGPGGATAAWDLQPDVVTIGKAIGGGVPVGAYGLSAELAEALTGRGDLDLVDMGGVGGTLAGNPVSMAATRATLQEVLTEAAFAQMIGTASAFADGIQKIIEGYGLPWSVSRLGARVEYRFANPAPRNGTESAASADAELEDFLHVYLANRGVLLTPFHNMALMCPATTGADVARHHEIFDKALSELL
- a CDS encoding alpha/beta fold hydrolase, whose amino-acid sequence is MTEIRTPDGRLVHAYDWGTGDRVVMWHHGTPNVGSPPRPLFEAAERLGVRFISYDRPGYGGSDPLPGRDMASAAHLAATVADALGVDRFAVLGHSSGGPHSLACAALLPERVTAAASISGLAPFDANGLDWFAGMGSGSRASLGAAAAGRAAKEAQVADGGEPDFTSEDWTALDGEWGWFGSVVEPAIAGGPEPLIDDDLANVGAWGFDPAVITVPVLLVHGEDDLVVPSSHSAWLATRIPKAELRVVPGAGHISVLPGEAVPALEWLARVG
- a CDS encoding beta-propeller fold lactonase family protein — encoded protein: MSGRRLAVVVTVEHHEDPVLSRFAVPSADVPAFAEVLGDSGLGGYEVALLRDPGTAEAFGKVRALFEGRDQDDSVLFYFRGVMLTGPGGGLFLAGADTSMGRPADTALDVSQIAVMLQRSRAGQAVVLLDGRTGGPVDAGHHFRAARSAEWQSRVVIAATARPEPPTFAGMIADGVRSGAADRDRDGFIGIGELHDHLRERDPSVRQWVFGSGRQPYLARVRRPGSDQMALIAQLATAAAGEDLSRAVEARETLRRMANGEGRIAAAASAALRRTSVRIAEPALDFGRVAPGTRQLAAAVPVQGPPLAAASAVTTSADGLHARLEGGVLRISWFPTVGRLDGAITLDGPAGTARLIVSGEVAEDFDVATGGWVPAAGANGVEPDPTAAFPPGPVAAGPPHGSPVAGPGAIPVGPSTVAPVAHLAGPPAWTPHGSPVAQPASAPQAGPAAPQTGPAPQAGPAAYPDGMPGSTPPSAGTAQVRPGPFPPGPPSAAVTPTDDAYPPATPAHAPSPATSVTPVDDAHPPATPAHAPSPATSVTPVDDVHPPATPARDASQEPTASGVSRAESGGAPQGGPAAGAMGRASVGSAPPEAHLQAGTVTAAATEPGSTESTSDAEPVASGSSEPSSSPAVPTQRDRTRHPISPPAPGSWPDSGGWPASTGSGFGWSNATPPSSPPASAGSSTLSGTPEAPEPPATATTGAATDVPPDSAPQAAEPETSAPDSEAEPAAPATTSSSDTAPADSEHVTGAPEDQAPTDTDAPGTRRPDAEAEPAHADATVGAADTSDREPTTEQPDSDAATGSGAPGDREPHQAGGYAFAALAVAAGRTASGRRDDESSPAPGEASSDAQMPTPPERVQGRASLPTRRGPAEDRPAAAAGLWPGETPDAEVQPTAAPPEAAGTTPPTGRATSASHGGPGNPWLTSPVRPENSTENRTSTPDAPPSPSSPAGPWPGTAPTSGSPSSPWPGTAPTSGSPSSPWPSTAPTSGSPSSPWPGTAPTSGSPADPWRGTPPPSAQAPWPAGTAPTSGGAARPTSGQPTSPWPDATPASGAPADPWQHTAPASGAPADPWQHTAPTSGAQPAAWASSPPADPWETTAPQGPAVQPTSGGQTAPWPGDVPTSGGQAAWPGGQAPSRPATQAPGGPATQRPGGQPTSGSPAAPWPAAATAAGGWAAANPAAPGWPGNTGWPGEQPDKAPGQQNRPPGTAYPEEAEPSRGRRAAKVAGILLAVVILAAGTYLGARVALSGDDDRGSNPPGAAPQQSVPVDPQGSAAPTEAVPVAVAKPVVVDRFRLGREPEGVAVSPDNGMVFVADQDSKDVHFIDVASRKIAAVKVANTPRFLAVSPDGGRVYVSMFENDFTGNGLAVIDTAKRSVIKTIRTGPRPFEPAVAADGQVWLPIHNGARVEIYDGETLTEAARISVPPNPHWVTFSPDGSIAYTANHESSQISVIKTEERLVLRNIKVGKSPHSIAVTPDGRRLIVTNYDLDTVEIFDTGSLRRLHRTAVGKEPQAVITSTDGKYAYVVNEGSDNLSVLNIATGKVVSTVATGDSPRVIAVSPDGLRLYVTDGNGRTVTVLRTTAK
- a CDS encoding helix-hairpin-helix domain-containing protein, which produces MASFLYFVAGLVIGVIVGWLLWGWRLVSPRPKRTADTTPAADAAPAVVTEPVAAEPAITAPPAAPAPTASSAGASTSADAPSSAADSAAAASAAASAAPSTAAASDETPSSADASPAAAGTEAEAEAEAAESKPAAKSEEVAAAVDAPAEPAAASASDEPAASEAEPTIAVTPDEPATVTAAAEPAAADEPAVTVDEPAPVADATPEPVAAALEPIPAAEPMADAPVDEAPPVILVPPAGVEEPDDLTKIAGIGPKMAMALAASGITTYAKLAESDVTSLKLALTSAGLRGSASLASWPERARELAGVKS
- a CDS encoding universal stress protein — encoded protein: MHIVLAANPEADQPWVTDAAADLVRQTGATVAVVAVDELETEHLAPMPRSVYTERAERAAEAAIRRLADAGIEASRAVLPGRPVDQIIRYAEEQSADLIVVGSSARPLVAQRLLGSVPLSLIEKAGRPVLVVTHPASG
- a CDS encoding APC family permease; this encodes MADAIRTESEQPTLKRVIGPALLLLFVVGDILGTGVYALTGKVAAEVGGAVWLPFLLAFVVALLTAFSYLELVTKYPRAAGAALYTHKAFGIHFLTFMVTFAVMCSGLTSASSASKAFAGNFGEAFDLSIGDGFALTAVALGFITLVALINFRGVGESVKANVVLTVVELTGLLIVICIGAWALGGGNGDLSRLTEFNTPPGDAVALSVTAGTALAFFAMVGFEDSVNMAEETRDPVRIFPKVMLTGLCITGLIYVLVAISAVALVAPDDLAEGSTPLLKVVEAGAPAFPLTIFAFITMFAVANSALINMMMASRLLYGMANERVLPSVLGRVHRTRRTPWVGILFTTAIAFGLIWFADLTALGGTTALLLLCVFTVVNVAVLVLRRDPVDHDHFKAPTVIPVIGAIACAFLASPFSGRATADYRIAGVLLLVGIVLWAITYAANKYVPGAITRP